Proteins from a genomic interval of Tenacibaculum sp. SZ-18:
- a CDS encoding M3 family metallopeptidase translates to MKKYIFLATIALAVSCNTNETKKEEKDMSTSENPLLLKSTLDYGAPDFTKIKNEHFMPAILKGMEVQNEEIAKIVANTDVPTFENTILALEESSKTLDNVTAVFYALAGAHTNEVIKENQKELAPKFSNHRDEIFLNTKLFEKIKTVHSNVEALDLDDESKHLVQETFKSFAKAGANLSEEDKAKLKDINAKLASLSNDFGKKLLDASKKGGVIVDNKDKLKGFSEEKIKSLEKDGKYEIQLINTTQQPSLQTLDNREVRKELFNKSIHRTDAGEYNTSELVKEMVILRAQKAKILGFDNYASWSLQGTMASTPDKVFDMFNNLIPGSLEKAASEVKEIQAEIKKNGGDFKLTPYDWNFYAEKVRKSKYSLDENEVKQYFEINNVLEKGVFFAATKLYGLTFKKRTDIPVYHPDVVVYEIFEEDGSKLGLFYGDYFARDSKRGGAWMSAFVKQSKLRNQKPVIYNVCNSPKPADGEPALISFDEVETMFHEFGHALHGLFGDQQYASISGTSTARDFVEFPSQVNENWATHPDVLNNYALHYKTGEVIPNTLLKKIKDAGTFNQGYSIIENLCSSSLDMQWHTISLDTNVDDVAKFEKEALAKMKLNVDEIPPRYRSTYFAHIFSGGYAAGYYSYLWTEMLSHDAYDWFKNNGLLTRENGDKFRKEVLSRGSTMDYAEMYKTFAGRDPQAEPMLKARGLK, encoded by the coding sequence ATGAAGAAATATATTTTTCTTGCAACCATTGCTTTAGCAGTTAGTTGTAATACCAATGAAACCAAAAAAGAAGAAAAGGATATGAGTACTTCTGAAAACCCATTATTACTAAAAAGTACTTTAGATTACGGTGCGCCAGATTTTACTAAAATTAAAAACGAACATTTTATGCCAGCAATTTTAAAAGGTATGGAAGTTCAAAACGAAGAGATTGCAAAAATAGTAGCAAATACCGATGTACCTACTTTTGAAAATACCATATTAGCTTTAGAAGAGAGTAGTAAAACATTAGACAACGTAACTGCTGTATTTTATGCATTAGCAGGAGCGCATACAAATGAAGTGATTAAAGAAAATCAAAAGGAATTAGCACCAAAGTTTTCAAACCATCGAGATGAGATTTTTTTAAATACAAAATTGTTTGAAAAAATTAAAACAGTGCATAGCAACGTAGAAGCTCTTGATCTTGACGATGAATCTAAACATTTAGTACAGGAAACATTTAAAAGCTTTGCAAAAGCTGGTGCAAATTTATCTGAAGAAGATAAAGCGAAGCTAAAAGATATCAATGCAAAGCTCGCAAGTTTATCAAATGACTTTGGTAAGAAATTATTAGATGCGAGCAAGAAAGGTGGAGTTATAGTTGATAATAAAGATAAATTAAAAGGGTTTTCTGAAGAAAAAATCAAATCACTAGAGAAAGATGGGAAGTATGAAATCCAATTGATTAATACAACACAACAACCATCTTTACAAACTTTAGATAATAGAGAAGTTAGAAAAGAGTTATTCAATAAATCAATTCATAGAACAGATGCAGGAGAATATAACACTTCAGAGTTAGTGAAAGAGATGGTGATTTTGCGTGCTCAAAAAGCTAAAATTCTTGGATTTGATAATTATGCTAGCTGGAGTTTACAAGGAACAATGGCTTCAACACCGGATAAAGTTTTTGATATGTTCAATAACTTAATTCCAGGTTCTTTAGAAAAAGCGGCTTCAGAAGTAAAAGAAATTCAAGCTGAAATTAAAAAGAACGGAGGAGATTTTAAATTAACTCCATACGACTGGAATTTTTACGCTGAGAAAGTTCGTAAGTCAAAATACAGTTTAGATGAAAATGAAGTAAAACAATACTTTGAAATCAATAATGTGTTGGAAAAAGGAGTTTTCTTCGCTGCTACGAAATTATACGGATTAACATTTAAAAAGCGTACAGATATTCCTGTGTACCACCCGGATGTTGTAGTGTATGAAATCTTTGAAGAAGATGGAAGTAAATTAGGATTATTTTATGGCGATTACTTTGCTAGAGATAGTAAAAGAGGTGGAGCTTGGATGAGCGCTTTTGTAAAACAATCGAAGCTACGTAATCAAAAGCCAGTAATTTACAATGTATGTAATTCTCCGAAACCTGCTGATGGAGAACCAGCTTTAATTAGTTTTGACGAAGTGGAAACGATGTTCCATGAATTTGGTCATGCATTACACGGATTGTTTGGTGATCAACAATATGCTTCAATTTCAGGAACCAGTACGGCAAGAGATTTTGTTGAGTTTCCTTCTCAGGTAAACGAAAATTGGGCAACACATCCAGATGTTTTAAATAACTATGCTTTACATTATAAAACAGGAGAAGTTATTCCAAATACTTTATTGAAGAAAATTAAAGATGCTGGAACTTTTAATCAAGGATATTCAATCATAGAAAACTTATGTTCTTCTAGTTTAGATATGCAATGGCACACGATTAGTTTGGATACAAATGTTGATGACGTTGCAAAATTTGAGAAAGAAGCTTTAGCGAAAATGAAATTAAATGTAGATGAAATACCACCAAGATATCGTTCTACATATTTTGCACACATTTTTAGCGGGGGGTACGCAGCTGGTTACTATTCTTACTTATGGACAGAAATGTTGAGTCATGATGCATACGATTGGTTTAAGAATAACGGATTGTTAACTAGAGAAAATGGGGATAAATTCCGAAAAGAAGTATTGTCAAGAGGAAGCACAATGGATTATGCAGAAATGTATAAAACATTTGCAGGAAGAGATCCACAAGCAGAACCAATGTTAAAAGCAAGAGGATTAAAATAA
- a CDS encoding CatB-related O-acetyltransferase yields the protein MFGPDTKTKFPLANYDRLCFLKNVIKNPNIIVGDYTYYDDFENVENFEKNVKYHFDFTGDKLVIGKFCMIASGASFIMNGANHLTDAISTYPFAIFGNGWENAMEGKTYPNKGDIIIGNDVWIGHNATIMSGVTIGDGAIIATNSTIVKDVAPYSIVGGNPGVEIKKRFNQETIKKLLELKWWDWPIEKITANLQNLTDNKVEKLT from the coding sequence ATGTTCGGACCCGATACAAAAACAAAATTTCCACTAGCAAATTACGATAGACTTTGCTTTTTGAAAAACGTTATAAAAAATCCGAATATTATAGTAGGAGACTATACATATTACGACGATTTTGAGAATGTGGAAAACTTCGAGAAAAATGTGAAATATCACTTCGATTTTACGGGAGACAAATTAGTCATTGGTAAATTTTGCATGATTGCTTCGGGAGCTAGTTTTATTATGAATGGAGCTAATCATTTAACGGATGCAATTTCAACATATCCTTTCGCAATTTTTGGAAATGGATGGGAAAACGCCATGGAAGGTAAAACATATCCGAATAAAGGAGATATCATAATTGGTAATGATGTTTGGATTGGTCATAATGCAACTATCATGTCTGGCGTAACTATTGGAGATGGAGCTATCATTGCTACAAATAGTACAATCGTAAAAGATGTTGCTCCGTATTCTATCGTAGGTGGAAATCCAGGTGTAGAAATAAAAAAACGTTTTAATCAAGAAACAATAAAAAAATTATTAGAGTTAAAATGGTGGGATTGGCCTATTGAAAAAATAACGGCTAACCTTCAAAACTTAACAGATAACAAAGTCGAAAAGCTTACTTAA
- a CDS encoding MG2 domain-containing protein, with translation MKKNLLLVLLLFTFNAFTQTKYDKLWREVENFELEGKFKSAQKKTNEVLSLARNLNTTNQIIKAFIYKTKFVLLLEEDAHVKVIEELEELIKASNFPTDAILESVYANYLHQYLLKYRFKIKKRSKTDEIQKNSKDLEHWDTHTFFTQISKHYKKSLSLSNRLQKLSIKKFTPFLTNSKTSFKYRPTLFDFLAHEALSFYSTDRWKMRLFKNDFSTNEEFTLKPTEVFLKNKPNLQQDKVVSINNPLEIFQELENFHFNKDTTAYIDNVLLRLKFCKNKSNLVRADDIFLSTLNFLSKKYQNHEVQATIIHKMAEFYFNASKKENAKNHETLKNYRVKAKTLCDIAIKKFPHSDGGILCTLLKNKIEDKSVNIQTERYVVPGKPFLAKINFKNIDSLHLTIYKIPFNKFQNPFIQRKDSITFQIVKTQKPVKTKLYCLQEKNDYFSYTTEIDLPALSKGSYLIVTSSEKNSPSFKNILSHCVITSTDLSLTKIKDDKKIVIKILDRQNGHPVHKAKILYRNSTNKLGSGTTNSSGKFIIKKDKKHYKSVEILTSFKGDTLATDNNYIGQLYYDDKNEDINKSVKMFLFLDRSIYRPSQTVYFKGILTEKSKNKSKIVPKTHVNITIQNSNYQVLKKYRLKTNKFGSVSGEFKLPKNVLTGEFSILMDEDYGTDDEDEDSYFDKIDNFENAEVYFSVEEYKRPKFEIVFDSIKSDSKLNEEVTIKGFAEAFLGSKISNAKVNYSVTRSLLSNNQNRYNYNYRNKILKKGILHSNQNGEFNISFKATPDSLIQKSTKPIFIYNIKVNVTDINGETRTGIKSIKLGYHHSTLNINTEKKWLGNTSQKITVETKNLNNKYITTDLHYAIYKLKSSNRILREKPWPVVEKHYLSREKFIKLFPNEIYDKFDLQENWLKGDLKFSGKQKNSGKTILTINNTKNWEPGSYKIEIKAIDQFKDTLFKTKQIELFQSNQSKTNGENLLSHKITNSSFKRDGYINLILSTICKDLNVNIEAYYKGKLILDKLSSIKNGHQSIKIPVKKKYRDAIDIKIYYVKFNSSYSSEFSVDLSSFNDVLKFETISFRNKIKPGEKESWSFKVLNIKDKKTNAEVLASMYDQSLDKLKDHYWENDFNIYGSSNYTTPYIENNFSFRNAQFKFIKIPNTLYFSPSVKNYQKFEWSGLNFGNISSENKLYLSTLKNKLTPKNHKSGNIQGIIFDDIGYPLPGANVIVKGTNISTETDFDGFYTINAPLNSELEFRFVGYETKSAIIKKPGTYNIALETDNLLEEVVVVGYGTTTKRASLSASVLISGGNFINHLKEQLSGSISGVTIQESFNTPEQKKSIIIKENNSEKTLFIIDGVTLDVIDIELALNDIEDITILKAEQAIKKYGTKGKNGVVIITTKQEIAKLNQVETRDDLRETAFFYPHIKTNKKGEAIFNFNSPQALTKWKLMLLAHNKSFEVGTLEKSVLTQKQLNVIPNPPRFLRENDTIVFNTKISNLTSKKTNGNAILYLTDPTTSSAISNAIIETKQVQEFSISPQGNTSISWKIVVPKGIPALEYKIIAKSDSHRDGEKNILPILNNKTLVTEARPIWLPKGKKQEFTFKTLKESSSKTLENHNYTIEYSTNETWLALKSLPYLMEFPYECAEQTFSRFYANVIAEHLLDSNLEIKNIIESWVSKQEIKSPLEENEKLKSILITESPWVRDLKSDKENKSKFAQLFKSQQLKDNLLQTTAKLKELQLSTGGFPWFTGGRENNFITRHIISGIGHLNKIGINNHHLLEPILKKGIPFLDEQFASEYHFKIQHKVDSTKIIPDYNNIHYLYARSFFIKSHPIPEKIKPIFNLYIEKCKSSWLTKSLYEKGMIALVLNRLNFKKDALKIIQALEEQTVKSKSDGWYWKENNSSWRWNESQIETHALLIEAFSEIQKDKKKVTQLKQWLIKNKKLKQWGTTKATTEAIQALLIDQNDLKSISNQTTISFESRKMNTNEIKNIKKEEETGYVKINWKASQITPQMGTVKIENDSENLGYGGVYWQYLEDIDKINTTTTTPLQIKKKLFLKDGVDDNKKLIRISPNSVIKVGDLITVRLEIISKNDMEFVHLKDMRASGFEPVDIISQYKWFDDIDYYQSTKDTATHFFFDDLPKGKYIIEYQLRASNSGNFSNGITTIQSMYAPEFISHSKSTRVKIQ, from the coding sequence ATGAAAAAAAATCTACTATTAGTCCTTTTACTTTTTACTTTTAATGCTTTTACTCAAACTAAATACGATAAACTCTGGAGAGAGGTTGAAAACTTCGAACTCGAGGGTAAGTTTAAAAGCGCGCAAAAGAAAACCAATGAGGTTTTAAGTTTAGCTAGAAACTTAAATACTACAAATCAAATTATAAAAGCCTTTATTTATAAAACTAAGTTTGTTTTACTTCTTGAGGAGGATGCGCATGTAAAAGTTATTGAAGAATTAGAAGAATTAATAAAAGCATCTAATTTCCCTACGGATGCAATATTAGAATCCGTTTATGCTAATTATTTACATCAATATCTTTTAAAGTATAGATTTAAGATTAAAAAACGTAGTAAAACTGACGAAATTCAAAAAAATTCAAAAGACTTAGAACATTGGGACACACATACGTTTTTTACTCAAATTTCCAAACACTACAAAAAATCCCTTTCTCTATCGAATAGACTTCAAAAACTGTCTATTAAAAAGTTCACTCCATTCCTAACAAATAGTAAAACCTCTTTTAAATACCGACCTACACTATTTGATTTTCTAGCACATGAAGCATTATCATTTTATTCTACCGATAGATGGAAAATGAGATTATTTAAAAACGATTTCTCGACAAATGAAGAATTTACCCTAAAACCTACTGAAGTATTTCTGAAAAACAAACCTAATCTTCAACAGGATAAAGTCGTTAGTATAAATAATCCATTAGAGATATTTCAAGAACTCGAAAATTTTCATTTCAACAAAGATACTACTGCCTATATAGATAACGTTTTGCTAAGATTAAAGTTTTGCAAAAACAAATCTAATTTAGTTAGAGCTGATGACATTTTCCTAAGTACACTAAACTTTCTTTCGAAGAAATATCAAAATCATGAAGTTCAAGCAACAATAATTCACAAAATGGCAGAATTTTACTTTAATGCGAGTAAAAAAGAAAATGCTAAAAATCATGAAACACTAAAGAATTATAGAGTAAAAGCTAAAACTTTATGTGATATCGCCATCAAAAAATTCCCTCATTCAGATGGTGGGATTTTATGTACTCTTCTTAAGAATAAAATTGAAGATAAAAGTGTTAACATACAAACTGAAAGATATGTTGTTCCTGGAAAACCATTTTTAGCGAAGATTAATTTTAAAAATATTGACAGTTTACATTTGACTATATATAAAATCCCATTTAATAAATTTCAAAATCCCTTTATTCAAAGAAAAGATAGTATTACTTTTCAGATTGTAAAAACACAAAAACCAGTTAAAACTAAGTTATATTGTTTACAAGAAAAGAATGATTACTTCTCATATACAACTGAAATTGATTTACCTGCACTATCAAAAGGGTCTTATTTAATAGTCACTTCCTCAGAAAAAAACAGTCCATCTTTCAAAAACATTTTAAGTCACTGTGTAATTACTTCAACCGATTTATCACTGACTAAAATTAAAGATGATAAAAAAATTGTCATAAAAATTCTTGATAGACAAAACGGCCACCCAGTCCATAAAGCCAAAATATTATATAGAAACTCTACGAATAAACTTGGTAGTGGAACAACAAATTCTTCAGGTAAATTCATAATTAAAAAAGATAAAAAACATTATAAATCAGTAGAAATTTTAACCTCTTTTAAAGGAGATACATTGGCTACTGACAATAATTATATCGGTCAATTATACTATGACGATAAAAATGAAGACATCAATAAATCAGTAAAAATGTTTTTGTTTCTTGACAGAAGCATTTATCGACCTAGTCAAACAGTATACTTCAAAGGAATATTAACCGAAAAATCAAAAAATAAATCGAAAATTGTTCCTAAAACTCATGTTAACATAACAATTCAAAACTCAAACTATCAGGTATTAAAAAAATATCGATTAAAAACAAATAAATTCGGTTCAGTTAGTGGCGAATTCAAATTACCCAAAAACGTTTTAACTGGAGAATTTAGCATCCTCATGGATGAGGATTACGGAACTGATGATGAAGATGAAGATAGTTATTTTGATAAAATAGACAATTTTGAAAACGCTGAAGTTTACTTTTCTGTAGAAGAATATAAGCGTCCAAAATTTGAAATAGTTTTTGACTCCATTAAATCTGATAGTAAATTAAATGAAGAAGTAACAATTAAAGGATTTGCAGAAGCATTTTTAGGAAGTAAAATTTCAAATGCTAAAGTAAATTATTCAGTTACTCGATCACTTTTATCAAATAATCAGAATAGATATAATTACAATTATCGAAATAAAATTCTCAAAAAAGGGATATTACATTCAAATCAAAACGGAGAATTTAATATTTCTTTCAAAGCTACTCCCGACTCTTTAATTCAAAAATCTACTAAGCCAATATTTATTTATAATATAAAAGTTAATGTTACTGACATCAATGGAGAAACAAGAACTGGTATAAAATCAATAAAACTTGGTTATCATCATTCTACACTAAATATAAATACAGAAAAAAAATGGTTAGGTAATACATCTCAAAAGATTACTGTAGAAACTAAAAACCTTAACAATAAATATATTACTACTGATTTACATTATGCTATTTATAAACTCAAAAGTTCAAATAGAATCTTAAGAGAAAAACCTTGGCCAGTAGTTGAAAAACATTATTTATCTAGAGAAAAATTCATTAAGCTTTTCCCAAATGAAATATATGATAAATTTGACCTTCAAGAAAACTGGTTAAAAGGAGATCTCAAATTTTCTGGGAAACAGAAAAATAGTGGAAAAACAATTCTCACAATTAATAACACAAAGAACTGGGAACCTGGATCATATAAAATTGAAATAAAAGCAATTGATCAGTTTAAAGACACTTTGTTTAAAACCAAACAAATAGAATTATTTCAATCTAATCAAAGTAAAACAAATGGAGAAAATCTCCTTTCTCATAAAATAACAAACTCTTCTTTTAAAAGAGACGGTTATATAAACCTTATTCTAAGCACCATCTGCAAAGACTTAAACGTAAATATTGAAGCTTATTATAAAGGTAAGCTAATATTGGATAAACTAAGTTCCATTAAAAATGGACATCAATCCATTAAAATTCCAGTAAAGAAAAAATACAGAGATGCAATAGACATAAAAATATACTATGTAAAATTTAACAGTTCTTACAGTTCAGAATTTTCTGTAGACCTATCCAGTTTCAATGATGTGTTAAAATTTGAAACAATTAGTTTTAGAAATAAAATTAAACCTGGAGAAAAAGAGTCTTGGAGTTTTAAAGTCTTAAACATCAAAGATAAAAAAACTAATGCAGAAGTCTTAGCCTCCATGTATGATCAATCTTTAGATAAATTAAAAGACCATTACTGGGAAAACGATTTTAATATTTATGGTTCTTCCAATTATACTACTCCATACATAGAAAATAATTTTTCATTTAGAAATGCTCAATTTAAATTCATTAAGATTCCGAATACTTTATACTTTTCACCATCTGTAAAAAACTACCAGAAATTTGAATGGTCTGGGTTAAATTTTGGGAATATAAGTTCTGAAAACAAACTATATTTATCTACTCTTAAAAATAAACTAACGCCTAAAAATCATAAAAGTGGAAATATTCAAGGGATTATTTTTGATGATATTGGTTACCCTTTACCCGGTGCTAATGTTATAGTTAAAGGAACCAACATTAGTACTGAGACAGATTTTGATGGTTTCTATACCATTAATGCTCCTTTAAACTCTGAATTAGAATTTCGATTTGTTGGATACGAAACTAAATCAGCAATAATTAAAAAACCGGGAACATATAATATTGCGCTAGAAACAGACAACCTTCTAGAAGAAGTTGTTGTGGTTGGTTATGGTACCACTACTAAAAGAGCTAGTTTATCTGCCAGCGTGCTTATATCTGGTGGTAATTTTATCAATCATTTAAAAGAACAACTTAGTGGTTCAATTTCTGGAGTAACAATTCAGGAATCCTTTAATACTCCAGAACAAAAGAAAAGCATCATTATAAAAGAGAATAACTCAGAGAAAACATTATTTATAATTGACGGTGTAACTTTGGATGTAATCGATATAGAATTAGCATTAAACGATATTGAAGACATCACCATCCTAAAGGCTGAACAAGCGATCAAAAAATACGGAACAAAAGGTAAAAATGGAGTCGTAATTATCACAACAAAACAAGAAATAGCAAAACTTAATCAAGTAGAAACTCGCGATGATTTAAGAGAAACCGCATTTTTTTATCCGCATATAAAAACGAATAAAAAGGGAGAAGCTATTTTCAATTTTAACTCACCACAAGCATTAACTAAGTGGAAACTTATGTTATTAGCGCATAATAAATCTTTTGAAGTAGGAACACTTGAAAAATCAGTATTAACTCAAAAACAACTTAATGTTATTCCAAATCCTCCTAGATTCCTAAGAGAAAATGACACTATAGTTTTTAATACTAAGATTAGTAACTTAACTTCAAAAAAGACTAATGGAAACGCTATACTTTATTTAACAGATCCAACTACTTCTTCAGCTATTAGTAATGCAATTATTGAAACAAAACAAGTTCAAGAATTTTCTATTTCTCCTCAAGGAAACACTTCTATATCATGGAAAATAGTAGTTCCTAAAGGAATTCCCGCTCTTGAATATAAAATAATTGCAAAATCAGACTCTCATAGAGATGGAGAAAAAAACATATTACCAATATTAAATAACAAAACGCTTGTTACAGAAGCAAGACCTATATGGCTACCTAAAGGAAAAAAACAAGAATTTACTTTTAAAACCTTAAAAGAATCATCTTCAAAAACATTGGAAAACCATAATTACACAATTGAATATTCAACTAATGAAACATGGTTAGCTTTAAAATCGCTACCATATTTAATGGAATTTCCATATGAGTGTGCTGAACAAACATTTTCAAGATTTTATGCAAATGTAATTGCTGAACATCTTTTAGATTCTAATCTTGAAATTAAAAATATTATTGAAAGTTGGGTTTCAAAACAGGAAATTAAGTCTCCGTTAGAAGAAAATGAAAAACTGAAATCAATACTCATTACAGAATCTCCTTGGGTCAGAGATTTGAAAAGTGATAAAGAAAACAAATCTAAATTTGCTCAATTATTTAAAAGTCAACAATTAAAAGATAATCTTTTACAAACTACTGCCAAACTTAAAGAATTGCAATTATCAACAGGAGGATTTCCTTGGTTTACCGGTGGAAGGGAAAATAATTTTATTACGAGACACATTATTTCAGGAATTGGTCATTTAAACAAAATTGGAATTAATAATCACCACTTACTAGAACCTATTCTAAAAAAAGGTATTCCATTCTTGGATGAACAGTTTGCCTCGGAGTATCATTTTAAAATTCAACACAAAGTTGATTCAACTAAAATCATCCCAGATTATAATAATATTCATTATTTATACGCCAGAAGCTTTTTCATTAAAAGTCATCCAATTCCAGAAAAAATTAAACCTATTTTTAATTTATATATTGAAAAATGTAAATCGTCATGGTTAACGAAATCACTGTATGAAAAAGGAATGATTGCTTTGGTCTTAAATCGATTGAATTTCAAAAAAGACGCCTTAAAAATAATTCAAGCATTAGAAGAACAAACCGTAAAAAGCAAAAGTGATGGTTGGTATTGGAAAGAAAACAACTCGAGTTGGAGATGGAATGAATCTCAAATTGAAACCCATGCTTTACTAATTGAAGCATTTAGTGAGATACAAAAAGACAAGAAAAAAGTAACTCAATTAAAACAATGGCTAATTAAAAATAAAAAGCTTAAACAATGGGGAACAACGAAAGCAACTACTGAAGCGATTCAGGCATTATTAATAGATCAAAATGATTTAAAATCAATTTCAAATCAAACTACTATATCTTTTGAGAGTAGAAAAATGAATACAAATGAAATAAAAAACATAAAAAAAGAGGAAGAAACTGGTTATGTTAAGATCAATTGGAAGGCCTCGCAAATTACTCCGCAAATGGGAACTGTTAAAATTGAAAATGATAGTGAGAATTTAGGATACGGAGGAGTATATTGGCAATATTTAGAAGATATTGATAAAATTAATACAACTACAACAACACCTTTACAAATAAAGAAAAAGCTTTTTCTGAAAGACGGAGTTGATGATAACAAAAAATTAATTCGAATTTCTCCTAATTCAGTTATTAAAGTTGGAGACTTAATAACAGTAAGACTAGAAATTATTTCGAAAAATGACATGGAGTTTGTCCATTTAAAAGATATGAGAGCTTCTGGATTTGAGCCTGTAGATATAATTTCACAATACAAATGGTTTGACGACATTGATTATTATCAAAGTACGAAAGATACCGCAACACATTTCTTTTTTGATGATTTACCGAAAGGAAAATATATTATTGAATATCAATTAAGAGCGAGCAATTCCGGTAATTTTTCAAACGGGATTACAACCATTCAAAGCATGTATGCTCCTGAGTTCATAAGTCATTCTAAAAGTACTAGAGTAAAAATCCAATAA
- the nadC gene encoding carboxylating nicotinate-nucleotide diphosphorylase: MISKEQFNKELDLIISNAIREDIGDGDHTSLSCIPDDATGKAKLLVKDEGIIAGVEFAKMVFAYVDADLEIETLINDGEKVKYGDIVFYVSGKSQSILQAERLVLNAMQRMSAIATKTRFFMDLLEGTKTKVLDTRKTTPGIRALEKWAVKIGGGENHRFALYDMVMIKDNHIDFAGGITQAITKTKAYLAEKELDIKIIVEARDLDEIKEILSNEGVYRILIDNFNYEDTRKAVELIGDQCLTESSGGINEETIRKYAECGVDFISSGALTHSVYNLDLSLKAVD; this comes from the coding sequence ATGATATCTAAAGAACAATTTAATAAAGAACTAGATTTAATTATATCAAATGCAATTCGTGAAGATATAGGTGATGGAGATCATACATCATTATCTTGTATTCCTGATGACGCTACCGGAAAAGCCAAGTTATTAGTAAAAGATGAAGGGATTATTGCAGGTGTTGAATTTGCAAAAATGGTATTTGCTTATGTTGATGCAGATCTTGAAATTGAAACGCTTATTAATGATGGTGAAAAAGTAAAATATGGCGATATCGTATTTTATGTTTCCGGTAAATCTCAATCTATTTTACAGGCAGAACGATTAGTATTGAATGCAATGCAAAGAATGAGTGCCATTGCAACTAAAACACGTTTCTTTATGGATTTATTAGAAGGGACAAAAACAAAAGTTTTAGATACTCGTAAAACTACCCCGGGAATTAGAGCTTTAGAAAAATGGGCTGTTAAAATTGGAGGAGGAGAGAACCATCGTTTTGCATTATATGATATGGTGATGATTAAAGATAATCACATTGATTTTGCAGGAGGAATAACACAAGCAATTACTAAAACAAAAGCATACTTAGCTGAGAAAGAGTTAGACATTAAAATTATTGTTGAAGCTAGAGACTTGGATGAAATAAAGGAGATTTTATCAAATGAAGGAGTGTATAGAATTTTAATTGATAACTTTAATTATGAAGATACGCGAAAAGCTGTTGAGTTAATTGGAGATCAGTGTTTAACAGAAAGTTCTGGTGGGATTAACGAAGAAACTATTAGAAAATATGCAGAATGTGGTGTTGATTTTATTTCTTCTGGAGCTTTAACTCATTCAGTGTATAATTTAGATTTAAGTTTAAAAGCTGTCGATTAA
- the rlmH gene encoding 23S rRNA (pseudouridine(1915)-N(3))-methyltransferase RlmH — protein MKIKLLAVGKTDDKNLNQLIELYQNRLKHYVKFDIEIIPDIKNAKNLSEAQQKEKEGDLILSKLQNTDQLILLDDKGKQYTSIEFSSFLQKKMNSGIKQLVLVIGGPYGFSEAVYKKASGKLSLSKMTFSHQMIRLFIVEQIYRGFTILRNEPYHHE, from the coding sequence ATGAAAATCAAATTACTTGCTGTAGGAAAAACTGATGATAAAAATTTAAATCAGTTAATTGAATTATATCAAAACAGACTCAAGCATTATGTCAAGTTTGACATAGAAATTATACCTGATATTAAGAATGCTAAAAACTTATCTGAAGCACAACAGAAAGAAAAAGAAGGTGATTTGATTCTTTCAAAACTTCAAAATACTGATCAACTAATATTACTGGACGACAAAGGAAAACAATATACTTCTATTGAGTTTTCTTCTTTTCTTCAAAAGAAAATGAATTCTGGAATTAAGCAATTGGTTTTGGTAATTGGCGGACCTTATGGTTTTTCAGAAGCGGTTTATAAAAAAGCCAGCGGAAAATTATCTTTATCTAAAATGACTTTTTCTCACCAAATGATTCGACTATTTATTGTAGAGCAAATTTATCGCGGATTTACTATTTTGAGGAATGAGCCTTATCATCATGAGTAA